A part of Campylobacter concisus genomic DNA contains:
- a CDS encoding 30S ribosomal protein S1, producing MAVNKSVQLGKAKDEDIEDIDFAAMLEESFKKTEEDSDAKIVSINGDEVLIDVGKKSEGILNVSEITDANGNLTHKVGDTIKVVITGSRNGRPIVSHKKALRKEKVKAFIEAYDPENSGEIEVKVVGKNKGGFITQDVNGVEFFLPKTHSGFKNAEGVIGKTYKVRVVKIDKEENSIVVSRKKILDDDRKKRKEALSSIVENDSVIEGTVKKITTYGMFVDVGGVDGLVHYSEISYKGPVNPSSLYKEGDKVLVKVISYDNEKRHLSLSIKAATPDPWEEIINDGLEVGDTIKVTVSNIEPYGAFVDLGNDIEGFLHISEISWDKNIKNPKDHINEGQEIDVEVIEIDAKGHRLRVSLKNLLPKPFDEFKAKFKEGDVVKGVVTTITNFGAFVRVGCVEGLLHNEDASWDRNDKCKDMFKAGDELEVKIIKIDSAEQKVSLSLKDLKQSPVQAFADKFNVGDIVKGTIRDIKDFGVFVELGDNVDALIRKEDLGSVDVSTLKIGDEIEAAIAFIDEKKNRIRLSIRRLAKQKEREVLNEINDNDDKVTLGDIIKEQLL from the coding sequence ATGGCTGTGAACAAAAGTGTTCAATTAGGAAAAGCAAAAGACGAAGATATCGAAGATATCGATTTTGCTGCGATGTTAGAGGAGTCTTTTAAAAAGACTGAAGAAGATAGTGACGCAAAGATCGTCAGTATCAATGGTGATGAGGTTTTAATAGACGTTGGCAAGAAATCAGAAGGTATTTTAAATGTTTCTGAGATCACTGATGCAAACGGCAACCTGACACATAAAGTTGGCGATACGATCAAAGTTGTAATAACTGGATCAAGAAATGGAAGACCTATAGTGTCGCACAAAAAAGCACTTAGAAAAGAGAAAGTTAAAGCTTTCATCGAAGCTTACGATCCTGAAAATTCTGGCGAAATCGAAGTAAAAGTAGTTGGAAAAAATAAAGGTGGCTTTATAACTCAAGATGTAAATGGGGTGGAATTTTTCTTACCAAAAACTCACAGTGGCTTTAAAAATGCTGAAGGAGTAATTGGTAAGACATATAAAGTAAGAGTTGTAAAAATTGATAAAGAAGAGAATAGCATTGTTGTCTCAAGAAAGAAAATTTTAGATGATGATCGCAAAAAACGTAAAGAAGCTCTATCAAGCATAGTAGAAAATGATAGCGTTATAGAGGGTACAGTTAAGAAAATCACAACTTATGGTATGTTTGTTGATGTTGGCGGTGTAGACGGACTCGTTCACTACAGCGAGATAAGCTATAAAGGCCCAGTAAACCCTAGCTCACTATATAAAGAAGGCGATAAAGTTTTAGTTAAAGTTATCAGCTATGACAACGAAAAACGCCACTTGTCTTTATCTATCAAGGCAGCTACTCCAGATCCTTGGGAAGAGATCATAAATGATGGACTAGAGGTTGGTGATACTATCAAAGTTACAGTTAGCAATATCGAGCCTTACGGCGCATTTGTTGATCTTGGAAATGATATTGAAGGATTTTTGCATATATCTGAAATTTCATGGGACAAAAATATCAAAAATCCAAAAGATCACATCAATGAAGGTCAAGAGATTGATGTTGAGGTTATCGAGATAGATGCAAAAGGACACCGCCTAAGAGTAAGCCTTAAAAATTTACTTCCAAAGCCATTTGATGAGTTTAAAGCTAAATTTAAAGAGGGTGACGTAGTAAAAGGCGTTGTGACAACTATCACAAATTTTGGTGCATTTGTTAGAGTGGGTTGCGTTGAAGGCTTATTGCACAATGAAGATGCATCTTGGGATAGAAACGATAAATGCAAAGACATGTTTAAAGCTGGCGACGAGCTTGAAGTAAAAATCATCAAAATTGATAGCGCTGAACAAAAAGTTTCACTCAGCCTAAAAGATCTAAAACAAAGTCCAGTTCAAGCATTTGCTGATAAATTTAATGTAGGCGATATCGTAAAAGGAACAATTCGCGACATTAAAGACTTTGGCGTGTTTGTAGAGCTTGGTGATAACGTTGATGCGTTGATCCGCAAAGAAGATCTAGGTAGTGTAGATGTTAGTACACTTAAGATCGGCGATGAGATCGAAGCAGCTATCGCATTTATCGATGAGAAGAAAAATAGAATTCGCCTAAGCATACGCCGTTTAGCAAAACAAAAAGAGCGTGAAGTGTTAAATGAGATCAATGATAATGATGATAAAGTAACACTCGGCGATATTATAAAAGAACAATTACTTTAG